GAGCGTTTCGCGCCACGGAGATTTTTTTGCGGTGGCACGCGCGCCTCACGCGGTGCGCCGCTGCTCGATCCGGAGGCCCGACAGCAAGCGCAGCAACTGCTCGCCGGTGATCTCGACCGAGACGGCGCTCGTCTTGGGGAACGGAAACTCGCCCCGTTCCAGCCGCTTGTAATAGATGGCCAGCCCGTCGGTATCCCACCACAGGATCTTCACCAAATGCCCGCCCCGATTGCGGAACACGAACAGATGTCCCGAGAGGGGATCGTCCTTCAAGAAGGATCGCACCACCTCGGCCAGGCCATCGAAGCTCTTCCGCAGGTCGACCGGCGTCGAGGCCAGCCAGACGCGCACGCCCGCGAGATCGCCCGTGATCATGGCGCGGTCCTCGCTTCCAAAGCGGCGACGAGTTCGACCAGTCGCTCGGTCGAGATCGACTCCGGCAGCCGCAGCACGCGGCCGCCGGCCAGCTCGATGACGATCGACGCGCGATTGGGCGGCACTTCGTCGCTCACCACGACGGGCAGGAACGCCGACGCTGGAATCGACATCCGATCTCGCTCGCCGATCGTCCGTCGCCAGGCATAGAACGACGCCTCACTGAGCCGCTCACGCCGGCAGAAGGATCGCACGCTCAACTCGCTCATCGCCTGTCGATCGAGTACGCCACGCCAGTACCGCTCTTTGTCGGCATCTCGCTGATAATTCGCCATCCGCCACCTCCCCATTGAGATGGCCAGCATGACCGGCTACGCAATCAGAAAAAAGCTGCGGCCCGCCGAGCGGACACA
The DNA window shown above is from Pirellulales bacterium and carries:
- the tnpB gene encoding IS66 family insertion sequence element accessory protein TnpB, whose protein sequence is MITGDLAGVRVWLASTPVDLRKSFDGLAEVVRSFLKDDPLSGHLFVFRNRGGHLVKILWWDTDGLAIYYKRLERGEFPFPKTSAVSVEITGEQLLRLLSGLRIEQRRTA